From Deltaproteobacteria bacterium, the proteins below share one genomic window:
- a CDS encoding 50S ribosomal protein L11 methyltransferase has product MKWRWREEEKFIEIGKNFVVAPPWAKTEKTKITLTEGMAFGTGVHETTISCMEFLEELNIKDKSVLDVGGGTGILSVCASKLGAKKAIVFDIDKKAAFECRENMRLNNVENVSCFCGENLCVKEKYDVIMANIFAEIIISLSSEIDEHIKENGFLILSGIVYEKNYDVKSTFMKKGYIVYKNTFLEDYTSFLLKKVNR; this is encoded by the coding sequence ATGAAATGGAGATGGAGAGAAGAAGAAAAATTTATTGAAATTGGTAAAAATTTTGTTGTTGCTCCACCCTGGGCAAAAACCGAAAAAACAAAGATAACTTTGACTGAAGGAATGGCATTTGGAACAGGTGTTCATGAAACAACAATAAGCTGCATGGAATTTTTAGAAGAATTAAATATAAAAGATAAATCTGTTTTAGATGTAGGAGGGGGGACAGGTATTCTGTCTGTTTGTGCCTCAAAATTAGGAGCAAAAAAGGCAATCGTTTTTGACATAGATAAAAAAGCGGCATTTGAGTGTAGAGAAAACATGAGACTGAATAATGTGGAAAATGTTTCTTGTTTCTGCGGCGAGAATCTGTGTGTGAAAGAAAAATATGATGTCATAATGGCAAACATCTTTGCTGAAATTATCATTTCTTTATCTTCGGAGATAGATGAACACATAAAAGAGAATGGTTTTCTTATTCTTTCTGGCATTGTATATGAGAAGAACTATGATGTTAAATCAACCTTTATGAAAAAGGGATATATTGTTTACAAGAATACATTTTTAGAAGACTATACCTCG